In Rhodococcus sp. OK302, one genomic interval encodes:
- the sufU gene encoding Fe-S cluster assembly sulfur transfer protein SufU, whose product MRMEQMYQEVILDHYKHPHGRGLREPFGAEVHHVNPTCGDEVTLRVQIADDGSVADVSYDGQGCSISQASTSVLNDLVIGMQVTDALETVAAFSEMVSSRGKVEGDEDVLGDGIAFVGVSKYPARVKCALLGWMAFKDAVVQIVDGKTELVDTTKGQG is encoded by the coding sequence ATGCGTATGGAGCAGATGTACCAGGAAGTGATCCTCGATCACTACAAACATCCGCACGGCCGCGGTTTGCGTGAACCGTTCGGTGCCGAAGTGCATCACGTCAACCCCACGTGCGGCGACGAGGTAACCCTTCGGGTGCAGATCGCGGACGACGGAAGTGTCGCCGACGTGTCCTACGACGGCCAGGGCTGTTCGATCAGCCAGGCGTCGACGTCGGTACTCAACGATCTCGTGATCGGCATGCAGGTTACCGACGCGCTCGAAACCGTCGCCGCATTCAGCGAGATGGTCAGCAGTCGCGGCAAGGTAGAGGGCGACGAGGATGTACTCGGCGACGGTATTGCCTTTGTCGGAGTTTCGAAGTACCCGGCACGCGTGAAGTGCGCGTTGCTCGGATGGATGGCGTTCAAGGATGCAGTCGTTCAGATAGTGGACGGCAAAACCGAATTGGTCGACACGACTAAAGGACAGGGATAA
- a CDS encoding metal-sulfur cluster assembly factor, with translation MTETQSEQASEVTAPVNPNPDSTAEFGGAQGTGTVPSPERLDELEEAMRDVVDPELGINVVDLGLVYGLYEDDGIVTVDMTLTSAACPLTDVIEDQARGALVRSDLCTDMKINWVWLPPWGPDKITEDGREQLRALGFTV, from the coding sequence ATGACCGAGACACAATCAGAGCAGGCGTCCGAGGTGACTGCACCGGTCAACCCGAACCCCGATTCCACGGCGGAATTCGGTGGCGCCCAGGGCACCGGTACCGTCCCGTCGCCGGAGCGCCTCGACGAACTCGAAGAAGCGATGCGCGACGTCGTGGACCCCGAACTGGGTATCAACGTCGTTGATCTCGGTCTGGTGTACGGACTGTACGAGGACGACGGAATTGTCACCGTCGACATGACTTTGACGTCGGCTGCATGTCCTTTGACGGATGTCATCGAGGATCAGGCGCGCGGTGCATTGGTGCGTAGCGACCTATGCACTGACATGAAGATCAACTGGGTGTGGCTGCCGCCGTGGGGCCCGGACAAGATCACCGAAGACGGCCGCGAGCAGCTCCGCGCTTTGGGTTTCACCGTCTGA
- a CDS encoding condensation domain-containing protein, with the protein MKRSPGRRSGFGTPPDRQILRSSELCALTPLQQAIFDSQQRRPDVPLCVSHYVDVAGTPDITSLQASIAQAGHEFGSDLILQASQGVVMTRIGKDGLDRIEVIDLRGESDPESAAQNWMGNESVRPLDLLSDPLTGSAVLVIGDARWLWYTRIHQIVLDGAGARSMTARAAQVYTALVRKTPVPLTSARSVHSMTDTEQAYRGSTRWDADRQYWDAKLAGAPVRTSLAEPGELTSAKPLVRSATVPPGVTASLVHLAESQSVTLSTVVTASFAMYLARMTGSDDLILRLPVPVRTTHSVRQSGGTMSNIVPLRLIVDPRVGVDELLRAVKFELVGALRHQKYRDQRLHQGPVLTLNLFPVVLTIGDAEGVLHGFSAGPVEDLDVAVSQVSRDAELEISFAANPDAYTGEALTVHHRRFLDFLELFSATEPRTQLVDVDSRTGMVWGSAVRHSRNLAYWSTVLASPAPELGLLAAPVGERSSAAIVIDPELYRGLEALADSMCTSMFVLLQAAVAGLLRRMGSASEISIGISVRGYGATTADEFVSMFANQLVLRSAVDTNVSLARLIEQMDDVIVDALIHADIRLSAVMAHVGDGRSVDSGPPFRVLVSAQDPIDTHPQFPEVMVGIPVGFDLAAMPEVYVALPIPQRNSDRHVQPIVGFFDCLSSPQQVDGLAFRFVRILRAMVDNSHTALGSVDLLRPDERKELMAATQPNPVIGDLSERFVQVALENPDAIAVTSDADRITYGELFVRSNRLAHKLIGMGVEAETLVAIHLSGSVNTVVAIIAVLEAGGAYFLLDSKGPALRQAFKLCDAQPHCVIADSEIPGQVFVSTDADGYSSERPQRTDRRGANALAYIQYSGRSYGLSVTQGAAIASGAAGIWGALLHGRTLIPSNDFHYPGEFPPVRGHSVYVLDDHLSPVPIGVPGEIYIIDGHLPRGYLRRPGKTAVDFVADPFNRDGRRLYRTGERGRWTATGQLEHLEYGARTASVRGVRVDLDEIDAVVTALPGVEDSITVVAATPAGGAVITYVRSAHTDSSQSIVDLNALAAHAMDHLPSYMVPDSFHVVDSFPTGADGNIDIAALPSPILAPIPAIRRVSDSSQR; encoded by the coding sequence GTGAAACGCAGTCCCGGTCGAAGAAGCGGATTCGGAACACCACCGGATCGCCAGATACTTCGATCGAGTGAATTGTGCGCGCTCACTCCGCTTCAACAAGCAATCTTCGATTCACAGCAACGCCGACCGGATGTTCCGCTGTGTGTCAGTCACTACGTCGATGTGGCAGGGACACCGGATATTACGAGCCTGCAAGCGTCGATCGCGCAGGCCGGCCACGAATTCGGCTCAGACCTGATCTTGCAGGCATCGCAGGGCGTCGTGATGACTCGGATCGGCAAGGACGGGCTGGACCGTATCGAGGTCATCGATCTGCGCGGCGAATCAGATCCAGAATCGGCTGCCCAGAACTGGATGGGCAACGAATCCGTCCGCCCCCTTGATCTACTGTCCGATCCGCTAACCGGTAGTGCAGTTCTGGTGATCGGCGACGCACGATGGTTGTGGTACACCCGAATTCACCAGATCGTGCTCGACGGGGCCGGAGCGCGTTCCATGACTGCCCGCGCAGCCCAGGTCTATACAGCCCTGGTTCGCAAGACGCCAGTTCCATTGACTTCGGCACGGTCGGTGCACTCGATGACCGATACCGAACAGGCGTATCGCGGGTCGACGCGATGGGATGCCGACAGGCAGTACTGGGATGCCAAGCTCGCAGGCGCTCCGGTACGAACGTCGTTGGCTGAGCCTGGTGAGCTTACCTCCGCGAAGCCGCTGGTCAGATCGGCTACTGTGCCGCCTGGTGTGACCGCGTCGCTGGTGCATCTCGCGGAATCGCAGAGTGTCACCTTGTCGACCGTCGTGACTGCGTCGTTCGCAATGTACCTTGCGCGGATGACGGGTTCCGACGACCTCATTCTCCGTCTTCCGGTCCCCGTAAGGACGACGCACAGCGTCCGGCAGTCGGGCGGAACGATGTCGAATATTGTTCCCCTACGGCTGATTGTCGATCCTCGCGTCGGTGTTGACGAATTGTTGCGGGCAGTCAAGTTCGAATTGGTTGGAGCGCTGCGTCATCAGAAGTACCGGGACCAGCGGCTACATCAGGGGCCGGTCCTTACTCTGAATCTGTTTCCAGTTGTACTCACCATCGGTGATGCTGAGGGTGTCCTGCACGGGTTCTCGGCCGGACCCGTCGAAGATCTGGACGTTGCGGTGAGCCAGGTTTCGCGGGACGCGGAACTCGAGATCAGTTTTGCGGCCAACCCTGATGCGTATACGGGCGAAGCGCTGACTGTTCATCATCGACGGTTCCTCGATTTCCTCGAACTATTCAGTGCCACCGAACCGCGGACCCAGTTGGTGGATGTGGACTCCCGAACCGGGATGGTCTGGGGTTCAGCTGTTCGGCATTCGCGCAATCTGGCCTACTGGAGCACCGTGCTGGCGTCACCCGCGCCGGAACTAGGATTGCTCGCCGCGCCTGTCGGCGAGCGTTCGTCAGCAGCGATCGTGATCGACCCAGAGTTGTACCGCGGGCTCGAAGCGTTGGCAGATTCGATGTGTACCAGCATGTTCGTGCTGCTGCAGGCGGCAGTGGCAGGTCTCTTGCGGCGGATGGGTTCGGCGTCGGAAATTTCGATCGGGATCTCGGTTCGTGGCTACGGAGCAACAACTGCAGACGAATTTGTGTCGATGTTTGCGAACCAACTTGTGCTCCGATCGGCGGTGGACACGAATGTGAGCCTGGCCCGGTTGATCGAGCAGATGGATGACGTCATCGTCGACGCCTTGATCCATGCTGATATTCGCTTGTCCGCAGTGATGGCACATGTCGGGGACGGGCGTTCGGTCGACTCCGGTCCACCGTTCCGCGTTCTGGTGTCTGCCCAAGATCCCATCGATACGCACCCACAGTTTCCCGAGGTCATGGTTGGAATTCCGGTCGGATTCGACCTCGCAGCCATGCCGGAAGTATATGTGGCGCTGCCAATTCCGCAGCGAAATTCCGATCGACATGTGCAACCGATCGTCGGATTCTTCGACTGCCTTTCGTCGCCGCAGCAGGTCGACGGCCTTGCATTTCGATTTGTTCGCATCCTTCGAGCGATGGTCGACAACTCACATACTGCGCTCGGTTCCGTCGATCTCCTGCGTCCGGACGAGCGGAAAGAACTAATGGCTGCGACGCAACCGAACCCGGTGATCGGGGACCTCTCGGAGCGATTTGTACAGGTCGCGCTGGAGAATCCGGACGCAATCGCGGTGACATCGGATGCCGATCGGATTACCTACGGAGAACTGTTCGTGAGGTCGAACAGGCTGGCGCACAAGCTGATCGGAATGGGGGTCGAGGCCGAGACTTTGGTTGCTATTCACCTGTCGGGGTCGGTCAACACAGTTGTCGCGATCATTGCCGTGCTCGAAGCCGGGGGAGCGTACTTCCTTCTCGACAGCAAGGGGCCCGCACTGCGACAGGCCTTCAAGCTGTGCGACGCGCAACCGCATTGCGTCATAGCTGATTCCGAAATTCCCGGCCAGGTTTTCGTGAGTACCGACGCGGACGGCTATTCGTCGGAGCGTCCCCAACGCACGGATCGGCGCGGTGCGAATGCTCTTGCGTACATCCAGTACTCGGGTCGCTCGTACGGATTGAGCGTGACACAGGGTGCCGCGATTGCGTCAGGGGCAGCGGGAATCTGGGGCGCGTTGTTGCACGGCCGAACTCTGATCCCCAGCAACGACTTCCATTATCCCGGCGAATTTCCGCCGGTTCGGGGTCACTCCGTCTATGTTCTGGACGACCACTTGTCGCCGGTGCCGATCGGAGTCCCGGGGGAGATCTACATCATCGACGGCCACCTGCCGCGCGGATATCTCCGCAGACCAGGAAAAACGGCGGTCGATTTTGTGGCAGATCCGTTCAATCGTGACGGGCGCCGCCTGTACCGCACTGGCGAACGGGGTCGTTGGACTGCAACGGGGCAACTCGAGCATCTGGAATACGGCGCGCGGACAGCCTCAGTGCGAGGCGTCCGCGTCGACCTCGACGAGATCGATGCCGTAGTGACTGCACTACCCGGGGTCGAAGATTCCATCACCGTCGTGGCGGCCACTCCGGCCGGTGGCGCAGTGATCACCTATGTCAGAAGTGCACACACCGATAGTTCGCAGTCCATCGTCGACCTCAACGCGTTAGCGGCACACGCAATGGATCATCTGCCGTCGTACATGGTTCCTGACAGCTTCCACGTCGTCGATTCGTTTCCCACCGGCGCCGACGGAAACATCGACATTGCTGCCCTTCCGTCGCCGATCCTTGCGCCCATACCGGCGATCAGGCGCGTTTCCGACTCTTCTCAGCGTTAG
- the ku gene encoding non-homologous end joining protein Ku — protein sequence MRSIWKGSIAFGLVNVPVKVYSATEDHDIKFHQVHAKDGGRIKYNRVCSECGNTVQFADIDKAYDAEDGSRVILTDEDFTKLPAAEKHEIPVLEFVPNDQIDPVLFEKSYFLEPDSASPKAYVLLSTVLAESDRTALVHFTLRQKTRLAAMRARDGVLVIQTLLWPDEVRAAEFPSLDGVEKPKDKELKMAQTLVESMAGDFDPTEFTDDYQLQLRGLLDEMIENGGKKVIPPAEVDHGGEDADVVDLVAALQRSVDEAKSNAEKSRKRA from the coding sequence ATGCGCTCGATTTGGAAAGGCTCGATTGCGTTCGGTCTGGTCAATGTTCCGGTCAAGGTGTATTCCGCGACCGAAGACCACGACATCAAGTTTCACCAGGTCCATGCCAAGGACGGCGGCCGGATCAAATACAACCGTGTGTGCTCGGAGTGCGGAAACACCGTCCAATTCGCTGATATCGACAAGGCGTACGACGCTGAAGACGGCTCACGTGTAATCCTCACCGACGAGGATTTCACCAAGCTGCCGGCCGCCGAAAAGCATGAAATCCCTGTGCTCGAATTTGTTCCGAACGATCAAATCGACCCTGTCCTCTTCGAGAAAAGTTACTTTCTCGAACCAGATTCGGCGTCTCCGAAAGCCTACGTCCTTCTCTCGACGGTACTGGCGGAGAGCGACCGCACTGCGCTCGTTCACTTCACCTTGCGGCAGAAAACTCGACTCGCCGCGATGCGCGCCCGCGACGGCGTACTGGTTATCCAGACGTTGCTGTGGCCCGACGAGGTGCGCGCCGCGGAGTTCCCTTCACTCGACGGCGTCGAAAAGCCGAAGGACAAGGAACTGAAGATGGCCCAGACCCTCGTGGAAAGCATGGCGGGGGATTTTGATCCGACCGAATTCACCGACGACTATCAACTTCAACTTCGCGGACTGCTCGACGAGATGATCGAGAATGGCGGCAAGAAGGTCATACCTCCGGCCGAAGTCGATCACGGTGGTGAGGACGCCGACGTCGTCGACCTCGTCGCTGCCTTGCAGCGCAGCGTCGACGAAGCAAAATCTAACGCTGAGAAGAGTCGGAAACGCGCCTGA
- a CDS encoding DoxX family protein, whose translation MFIAYVVIAAILTATLAGSAYLDLTREEKLVASLTGLGVPEDRIPQLGLIKLAGVIGLLVGLWIPAIGIAAAIGLTLYFIGAVVAHLKAGDHQIAPPAMLGLLSAAALVLRIVSM comes from the coding sequence ATGTTCATCGCATATGTCGTTATCGCGGCGATCCTGACCGCAACCCTCGCCGGTTCCGCCTACCTCGATCTCACCCGAGAAGAGAAGCTGGTCGCGAGCTTGACCGGACTGGGTGTTCCCGAAGATCGGATCCCGCAACTCGGACTGATCAAGTTGGCCGGAGTCATCGGACTACTGGTCGGGTTGTGGATCCCCGCGATCGGAATCGCTGCCGCCATCGGGCTGACCCTGTACTTCATCGGCGCAGTTGTCGCCCACCTCAAAGCAGGCGACCACCAGATCGCGCCGCCGGCAATGCTCGGCCTTCTGTCGGCCGCCGCGTTGGTGCTTCGCATCGTCTCGATGTGA